Proteins encoded by one window of Roseibium sp. Sym1:
- a CDS encoding RBBP9/YdeN family alpha/beta hydrolase → MKISETDILLIPGYGKTLPGHWLLRWRDKMPTARVVKQAELHRPSRKEWLDTLVKEVETAERPVVLVAHSLGCILVAHGAHALKDKITGAYLVAPSDWDRDGLVAEFDGGDFKPVPMHPLPFQSHLVASRNDPYCDYERAQAFSKAWGTTFQDAGEAGHINLESGHGPWPEGMMSFAHFMKRLG, encoded by the coding sequence GTGAAAATTTCGGAAACCGACATTCTGCTCATCCCCGGCTACGGCAAGACCCTGCCAGGCCACTGGCTCTTGCGCTGGCGGGACAAGATGCCGACCGCCCGTGTGGTCAAACAGGCGGAATTGCACAGGCCGAGCCGGAAGGAATGGCTGGACACGCTGGTGAAAGAGGTCGAGACCGCCGAGCGGCCCGTGGTGCTGGTCGCCCATTCGCTTGGCTGCATTCTGGTCGCCCATGGCGCCCACGCGCTCAAGGACAAAATCACGGGGGCTTACCTGGTCGCGCCGTCCGACTGGGACCGGGACGGGCTGGTCGCCGAATTCGACGGCGGGGATTTCAAGCCGGTGCCAATGCACCCGCTTCCCTTCCAGTCGCACCTGGTTGCCAGCCGCAACGATCCCTATTGCGATTATGAGCGCGCGCAGGCCTTTTCAAAGGCCTGGGGCACCACGTTCCAGGATGCCGGTGAAGCCGGTCATATCAACCTGGAAAGCGGCCATGGCCCCTGGCCCGAAGGCATGATGTCCTTCGCCCATTTCATGAAACGGCTCGGCTGA
- a CDS encoding DUF2259 domain-containing protein produces MPPFRLPIAVPALLLGLLLSQPVQAGDTSELHLLGFSKNGDFFAFEQFGIQDGSGFPYSEIYLVDVIGDSWVPPSPFRLRKDVDTGPGDAADNALTHTRSENRLAAQPLLQEKAIAGKGETVGFNPRTELTSDPHKMIVAARDSFQLGEDPIDLTLSEYDLPDAQCQGYGADTRGFRLTMVHKGVTRILNQDTTLPKSRKCPLAYRIERFVTHFPAEAPPVFAVLIQMDSLGFEGPDRRYLAITGRL; encoded by the coding sequence GTGCCCCCTTTCCGTTTGCCAATCGCCGTGCCGGCTCTCCTTCTCGGCCTGCTGCTGTCGCAGCCGGTTCAGGCCGGCGACACTTCCGAACTGCATCTGCTCGGTTTCTCGAAAAACGGCGATTTCTTCGCCTTCGAGCAATTCGGCATCCAGGACGGCTCCGGCTTTCCCTATTCTGAAATCTACCTTGTCGATGTCATTGGCGACAGCTGGGTGCCGCCCTCGCCGTTCCGGCTGCGCAAGGATGTCGACACCGGACCGGGCGACGCCGCCGACAACGCGCTCACGCACACGCGCTCGGAAAACCGCCTCGCCGCCCAGCCGCTCCTTCAGGAAAAGGCGATCGCCGGCAAGGGCGAAACCGTCGGTTTCAACCCGCGGACCGAACTGACCTCCGATCCGCACAAGATGATCGTCGCGGCGCGCGACAGTTTCCAGCTGGGCGAGGATCCCATCGACCTGACCCTGAGCGAATACGACCTGCCGGATGCGCAGTGCCAGGGCTATGGAGCCGACACCAGGGGTTTCCGCCTGACCATGGTCCACAAGGGCGTCACCCGGATCCTCAACCAGGACACCACGCTGCCGAAGAGCCGCAAGTGCCCGCTTGCCTACCGGATCGAGCGCTTCGTCACCCATTTCCCGGCCGAGGCGCCGCCCGTGTTCGCGGTGCTGATCCAGATGGACAGCCTCGGCTTCGAAGGGCCGGACCGCCGATATCTGGCGATAACCGGAAGGTTGTGA
- the rpe gene encoding ribulose-phosphate 3-epimerase codes for MPRDIKIAPSILASDFSKLGQEVRDVVEAGADWIHLDVMDGHFVPNITFGPDVIAKLRPHTDKVFDTHLMIEPCDPYLEAFAKAGSDIITVHAEATTHLDRSLQAIRNLGKKAGVSLNPATPENVLEYVLDRLDLILVMTVNPGFGGQKFIHSQVEKTRRIREMIGDRPIDLEIDGGVAPETAPLVAAAGANVLVAGSAVFKGGTVENYRANVSAIRTAAEKA; via the coding sequence ATGCCCCGCGACATCAAGATCGCTCCGTCCATCCTTGCCTCCGATTTCTCCAAGCTGGGCCAGGAGGTCCGCGATGTGGTCGAGGCCGGTGCCGACTGGATCCATCTCGACGTCATGGACGGCCATTTCGTGCCCAACATCACCTTCGGCCCGGACGTCATCGCCAAGCTGCGCCCGCACACTGACAAGGTGTTCGACACCCATCTGATGATCGAGCCCTGCGATCCCTATCTTGAGGCCTTCGCCAAGGCCGGCTCGGACATCATCACGGTCCACGCGGAAGCCACCACCCATCTCGACCGTTCCCTGCAGGCGATCCGCAATCTCGGCAAGAAGGCCGGCGTCTCGCTGAACCCTGCAACCCCCGAAAACGTTCTGGAATACGTGCTCGACCGGCTGGACCTTATCCTGGTGATGACGGTCAACCCCGGTTTCGGTGGTCAGAAATTCATCCACTCCCAGGTCGAGAAGACCCGGCGCATCCGGGAAATGATCGGCGACCGCCCGATCGACCTGGAAATCGACGGCGGCGTCGCTCCGGAAACCGCCCCGCTGGTCGCCGCCGCCGGCGCCAACGTGCTGGTGGCCGGCTCCGCCGTCTTCAAGGGCGGCACTGTTGAGAACTACCGGGCCAATGTTTCTGCGATCAGGACGGCTGCGGAAAAGGCTTGA
- a CDS encoding AAA family ATPase produces MLIVLNGYPGVGKLTIGQVLAPLIGAKLLDIHSVYNIAFALTDFKSDAFYETIRSVQAIADHRICELPPGVPVVLTEILTEGAAWSEECLQRLLDLGSRRGPILMVHLHCDLEENKRRIMGQSRVGARKPLDPAMAERNQAGGAVLVGSDWPHFLSLDVTGLAAAGAAERIADWVRRIGPN; encoded by the coding sequence ATGTTGATTGTCTTGAATGGCTACCCCGGGGTCGGAAAACTGACCATCGGCCAGGTCTTGGCACCCCTGATCGGCGCAAAACTGCTTGATATTCACAGTGTCTACAACATTGCATTTGCTTTGACGGACTTCAAATCCGACGCATTTTACGAAACCATTCGTTCCGTTCAGGCGATCGCGGATCACCGTATATGCGAATTGCCTCCAGGTGTTCCGGTGGTGCTCACGGAAATATTGACGGAGGGCGCTGCCTGGTCTGAGGAATGCCTTCAGCGTTTACTCGATCTTGGATCGAGGCGCGGACCAATCCTGATGGTTCATCTTCATTGTGACCTGGAAGAGAACAAGCGCCGTATCATGGGGCAATCCCGTGTCGGCGCTCGAAAACCGCTCGATCCTGCCATGGCGGAACGCAACCAGGCTGGCGGTGCCGTACTTGTCGGCTCGGACTGGCCGCACTTCCTCTCACTGGATGTCACTGGGCTGGCAGCGGCGGGCGCCGCAGAAAGGATTGCCGATTGGGTGCGGCGTATCGGGCCTAACTGA
- a CDS encoding sodium:proton symporter yields the protein MIRMIGAGLAWIGRHGTAALAVSIFIGVALPDLSATMRPYLGLSVFSLLTLAFLRVDQNAIRLRLRRPALLIAALFWMMLGAPLMTYGAIMLFGPDSLGPDLVLALFIATAAPPVMAAPAFIYLLGLDGTLSLALSVAALMVTPLTAPFIGELMLGPSLPLSVGGLAVQLSVLLVGAFAVSFALRKLAGQERLARTSHHISGLNVLLLLVFAIAAMDGVAASFAAEPAFTLGLTGLTFVLALVQLLLTLLLFSPASREDAYAIAHTCGTRNMGLMVAAFGGTLPELTWLWFAVGQFPIYMLPMLLKPFVRVYCRQNANAVT from the coding sequence ATGATTCGAATGATCGGGGCAGGCCTGGCATGGATCGGACGCCATGGAACGGCCGCTCTAGCTGTGAGTATCTTCATCGGCGTGGCACTGCCTGACTTGTCGGCGACCATGAGGCCCTATCTGGGGCTCTCCGTCTTCAGCCTGCTGACCCTTGCCTTCCTGCGGGTCGACCAGAACGCGATCCGCCTGCGCCTGCGTCGTCCCGCGCTCCTGATTGCCGCGCTTTTCTGGATGATGCTCGGAGCGCCGCTGATGACCTATGGTGCCATCATGCTTTTCGGCCCCGACTCGCTGGGCCCCGACCTGGTACTGGCCCTTTTCATCGCCACCGCGGCCCCGCCGGTGATGGCCGCGCCCGCCTTCATCTATCTGCTTGGTCTTGACGGCACGCTCAGCCTGGCGCTTTCGGTGGCCGCCCTGATGGTCACCCCGCTGACCGCGCCCTTTATCGGCGAATTGATGCTCGGTCCCTCGCTGCCCCTGAGTGTCGGTGGCCTCGCCGTTCAGTTGTCGGTCCTGCTCGTCGGTGCCTTCGCGGTCTCTTTCGCCTTGCGCAAACTGGCCGGCCAGGAGCGCCTTGCCCGCACGTCGCACCATATCAGCGGCCTGAATGTGCTCCTCCTGCTGGTATTCGCGATTGCCGCCATGGATGGTGTTGCAGCCAGCTTTGCCGCCGAACCGGCTTTCACGCTCGGCCTCACCGGCCTGACCTTCGTCCTGGCGTTGGTGCAACTGCTGCTTACGCTGCTGCTGTTCTCCCCGGCAAGCCGCGAGGACGCCTATGCCATCGCCCATACCTGCGGCACCCGCAACATGGGCCTGATGGTGGCCGCCTTCGGCGGCACCCTGCCCGAACTCACCTGGCTGTGGTTCGCCGTCGGCCAGTTTCCGATCTACATGCTGCCGATGCTGCTGAAACCCTTCGTGCGGGTCTATTGCCGCCAGAATGCCAATGCCGTGACCTGA
- a CDS encoding HpcH/HpaI aldolase family protein: MTNGLSLAEKLRSGPPVITAWSVLSSPIVSEMLARAGYPAITIDLQHGMHDFDEARETLSAIALGGAHRIVRLPLYDNALGARLLDMGAECVIAPMINTAGEAESFARSVKYPPAGDRSYGPFRAAALSGQSDGDYLRNANSQVVSLAMIESREAVDALDEILAVPELDGIFVGPSDLSISLSNGAAVDPNSAETAEVCKMIAEKAVGAGKIPGIFCLGADKVREMAGYGYKLITHGIDVALLDGAARAALADVGDLPG; encoded by the coding sequence GTGACCAATGGTCTTTCCCTAGCTGAAAAACTTCGTTCCGGTCCGCCGGTCATCACCGCCTGGTCCGTGTTGTCATCTCCGATCGTCTCGGAAATGCTCGCGCGTGCCGGATATCCCGCGATAACCATCGACCTGCAACATGGCATGCATGATTTCGATGAAGCCCGGGAAACGCTTTCCGCCATCGCCCTTGGCGGCGCCCATCGGATCGTGCGTCTGCCGCTTTACGACAACGCACTCGGGGCCCGGCTTCTCGACATGGGGGCCGAGTGCGTGATCGCGCCGATGATCAACACCGCCGGGGAAGCGGAATCGTTCGCGCGGAGCGTCAAGTATCCGCCGGCCGGCGACAGAAGCTACGGACCGTTCCGGGCTGCCGCCCTGAGCGGCCAGAGTGATGGAGACTACCTGAGGAACGCCAATTCTCAGGTCGTGTCGCTTGCGATGATCGAGAGCCGGGAGGCTGTCGATGCCCTGGACGAGATCCTTGCAGTTCCGGAACTGGACGGCATCTTTGTCGGGCCGAGCGACCTGTCGATCTCCCTGTCGAATGGCGCGGCGGTTGATCCGAACAGCGCGGAAACCGCGGAAGTCTGCAAGATGATCGCCGAGAAGGCGGTCGGAGCTGGAAAAATCCCCGGCATCTTCTGCCTTGGTGCGGACAAGGTCAGGGAAATGGCCGGATACGGCTACAAGCTCATTACCCACGGCATCGATGTTGCCTTGCTCGACGGGGCCGCGCGGGCGGCTCTGGCCGATGTGGGCGACTTGCCAGGATAG
- a CDS encoding metallophosphoesterase family protein: MKIAVVSDIHGNVLALEAVLADLKLEAPDVIVNLGDCVSGPLWPEETAAILRETGWPTIRGNHDRIVLDNPVDKMGPTDSFTVERLSSVSRDWLATTKPTVRLTDDIFLCHGTPDNDDRYLTEKVDGPKGHLPDEDTLLAELNGETAPVICCGHTHIPRVIRLQKTGQVLLNPGSVGLPSYEDDHPHRHVMEAGSPHARYALMTNNSGAWNFQEKILTYDWDTAAGEAQKNGRPGWARSLRNGFYGPLS; the protein is encoded by the coding sequence ATGAAAATTGCAGTCGTATCGGACATTCACGGCAACGTCCTCGCCCTGGAAGCCGTTCTGGCGGACCTCAAGCTGGAAGCCCCGGATGTCATCGTCAATCTGGGCGACTGCGTGTCCGGTCCGCTCTGGCCCGAGGAAACCGCCGCGATCCTGCGCGAGACCGGCTGGCCGACCATCCGGGGCAATCACGACCGCATCGTCCTGGACAATCCCGTCGACAAGATGGGACCCACAGACAGCTTCACGGTCGAGCGCCTGTCATCGGTAAGCCGCGACTGGCTGGCCACCACGAAGCCGACCGTCCGGCTGACGGACGACATCTTCCTGTGCCACGGCACCCCGGACAATGACGACCGCTACCTCACCGAAAAGGTCGACGGCCCGAAAGGGCATCTGCCGGACGAGGACACGCTGCTGGCTGAACTGAACGGCGAGACGGCGCCGGTGATCTGCTGCGGCCACACCCATATCCCGCGCGTGATCCGCCTGCAGAAGACGGGACAGGTCCTGCTCAACCCGGGAAGCGTCGGCCTGCCCTCCTACGAGGACGATCATCCGCACCGTCATGTCATGGAAGCCGGCAGCCCGCATGCGCGCTACGCCCTGATGACCAACAATTCCGGTGCCTGGAACTTCCAGGAAAAGATCCTGACCTATGACTGGGACACGGCAGCCGGGGAAGCGCAGAAAAACGGTCGCCCCGGCTGGGCCCGCTCGCTTCGGAACGGTTTCTACGGCCCTCTTTCCTGA
- a CDS encoding GIY-YIG nuclease family protein: MGATIYILRCADGSYYTGITDKDLETRVSEHRQGLHDGYTARRRPITLVYDCHFEQITDAIACERQVKGWRREKKEALIRGDFELLQELSRRGVKAKR; encoded by the coding sequence ATGGGGGCGACCATCTACATCCTGCGTTGCGCGGACGGTAGCTATTATACCGGAATCACGGATAAAGACCTGGAAACCCGGGTGAGCGAGCATCGGCAGGGCTTACACGACGGCTACACGGCGCGGCGCAGGCCCATTACGCTGGTCTACGATTGTCACTTTGAGCAGATTACCGACGCGATCGCCTGTGAACGGCAGGTCAAAGGATGGCGGCGGGAAAAGAAGGAAGCGCTGATCCGCGGGGATTTCGAATTGCTGCAAGAGTTGTCCAGGCGGGGTGTGAAAGCGAAGCGTTGA
- the purB gene encoding adenylosuccinate lyase, translating to MIPRYSRPDMVAIWSPESKFRIWFEIEAHACDALAELGVIPKEAAKTIWDKGGSATFDIERIDEIERETKHDVIAFLTHLAEIVGPEARFVHQGMTSSDVLDTCFNVQLVKATDLLLADMDALLAAIKRRAMEHKDTVCIGRSHGIHAEPVTFGLKMAEAYAEFDRCKTRLLAAREEIATCAISGAVGTFANIDPSVEEHVAKAMGLQAEPVSTQVIPRDRHAMYFATLGVIASSIERVATEVRHLQRTEVLEAEEFFSKGQKGSSAMPHKRNPVLTENLTGLARLVRGYSIPAMENVALWHERDISHSSVERMIGPDATITLDFALARLTGVIDKLMVYPERMIGNMDRLGGLVHSQRILLALTQAGSSREDAYRLVQRNAMKVWDSYQVAGSASVDFLTELLGDEDVRKYLSEEEIRDRFDLGYHTKNVDVIFERVFGES from the coding sequence ATGATCCCGCGCTATTCCCGTCCCGACATGGTTGCCATCTGGTCGCCGGAATCGAAATTCCGCATCTGGTTCGAGATCGAGGCCCATGCCTGCGACGCGCTGGCCGAGCTCGGTGTCATCCCGAAGGAAGCCGCCAAGACCATCTGGGACAAGGGCGGCAGCGCGACCTTCGACATCGAACGCATCGACGAGATCGAACGCGAAACCAAGCATGACGTCATCGCCTTCCTGACGCACCTGGCCGAAATCGTCGGTCCGGAAGCCCGTTTCGTGCACCAGGGCATGACCTCGTCGGACGTGCTCGACACCTGCTTCAACGTGCAGCTTGTCAAGGCGACCGATCTCCTGCTCGCCGACATGGACGCGCTGCTCGCGGCGATCAAGCGCCGGGCGATGGAGCACAAGGACACCGTCTGCATCGGCCGCTCCCACGGCATCCACGCCGAGCCGGTCACCTTCGGCCTGAAGATGGCCGAGGCCTATGCCGAGTTCGACCGCTGCAAGACCCGGCTTCTGGCCGCCCGCGAGGAAATCGCCACATGCGCCATTTCCGGCGCCGTCGGCACCTTCGCCAATATCGATCCGTCGGTCGAGGAACATGTCGCCAAGGCGATGGGCCTTCAGGCGGAACCCGTGTCCACCCAGGTGATCCCGCGTGACCGTCACGCCATGTATTTCGCGACCCTCGGCGTCATCGCCTCGTCGATCGAACGCGTCGCCACGGAAGTTCGCCACCTGCAGCGCACCGAAGTCCTGGAAGCGGAGGAATTCTTCTCCAAGGGCCAGAAGGGCTCGTCGGCCATGCCGCACAAACGCAATCCGGTGCTGACGGAAAACCTGACCGGCCTCGCCCGCCTGGTGCGCGGCTATTCCATCCCGGCGATGGAAAACGTGGCCCTCTGGCACGAGCGCGACATCTCGCATTCCTCCGTCGAGCGCATGATCGGCCCGGACGCCACCATTACCCTCGACTTCGCCCTGGCGCGCCTCACCGGCGTCATCGACAAGCTGATGGTCTATCCGGAGCGCATGATCGGCAACATGGACCGTCTCGGCGGCCTGGTGCATTCCCAGCGCATCCTGCTCGCGCTGACCCAGGCCGGGTCTTCGCGTGAAGACGCCTACCGCCTCGTCCAGCGCAATGCCATGAAGGTCTGGGACAGCTACCAGGTGGCCGGTTCGGCCTCGGTCGACTTCCTCACAGAACTGCTCGGCGACGAGGATGTGCGCAAGTATCTCTCGGAAGAAGAGATCCGCGACCGCTTCGACCTCGGCTACCACACCAAGAATGTCGACGTGATCTTCGAGCGGGTCTTCGGCGAAAGCTGA
- a CDS encoding NUDIX hydrolase, with amino-acid sequence MTIWRPANSITVKAMALIWQDDALLLSEIHDDSGRVTGMRPLGGTVEFGEPWRDALQREFLEELGTRITLLDNHFVMENIYEHHGVTGHEIVFLCHAHFTDSSYYRMDTIIYEISEDTVGTAKWVSPGELAARGLELYPGGLAEKLAKPQEVTRAGRMFS; translated from the coding sequence ATGACGATCTGGCGGCCCGCCAATTCCATCACGGTCAAGGCGATGGCCCTGATCTGGCAGGACGACGCCCTGCTTCTGTCCGAGATCCACGATGACAGCGGCCGGGTGACGGGCATGCGGCCGCTTGGTGGAACGGTCGAGTTCGGCGAACCCTGGCGCGACGCCCTGCAGCGCGAATTCCTGGAAGAGCTCGGCACCAGGATCACCTTGCTCGACAACCACTTCGTGATGGAGAACATCTACGAGCATCACGGCGTCACGGGGCACGAGATCGTTTTCCTGTGCCATGCCCATTTCACAGACAGCAGCTACTACCGCATGGACACGATAATCTACGAAATCAGCGAGGACACGGTCGGCACCGCGAAATGGGTCTCGCCCGGCGAACTGGCGGCCAGGGGCCTCGAGCTTTATCCGGGCGGTCTGGCGGAGAAACTTGCCAAACCTCAGGAGGTGACCCGAGCGGGGCGGATGTTCAGTTAG
- a CDS encoding DUF1476 domain-containing protein, producing MSTFDKREKGFENKFAHDEELRFKATARRNKLLGLWAAELLGYEGDKAQDYAKEVVRADFEEPGDEDVFRKIREDFDKNNVDQSDHQIRRTMDELMATAVDQVQNEA from the coding sequence ATGAGCACATTCGACAAGCGCGAAAAGGGATTTGAGAACAAGTTCGCGCATGACGAGGAGCTGCGGTTCAAGGCGACCGCGCGGCGCAACAAGCTGCTTGGCCTGTGGGCGGCAGAGCTCCTGGGTTATGAGGGTGACAAGGCGCAAGACTACGCCAAGGAAGTTGTCCGGGCGGATTTCGAGGAGCCGGGCGACGAGGACGTGTTCCGCAAGATCCGTGAAGACTTCGACAAGAACAACGTCGACCAGTCCGACCACCAGATTCGCCGGACCATGGACGAACTGATGGCAACTGCCGTCGACCAGGTTCAGAACGAAGCGTAA
- a CDS encoding BA14K family protein, whose product MSIGKPVLTALGAFCLALGLSIPAMGTVPAHLPVSKAPVNLEVVQVQQKSGRQYRGYYRGKQGHYYNGYRGYRKYRRGYRRYNGWWFPPVAFPYGLRVLPPQRYIAPPPLVIVPPAYTGYLPPVHYQWCARRYRSYRAVDNSFQPYRGPRRACVSPYGP is encoded by the coding sequence ATGTCTATCGGGAAACCCGTCCTGACCGCGCTTGGCGCGTTTTGCCTCGCGCTCGGCCTGTCCATCCCGGCCATGGGGACCGTTCCCGCACACCTTCCGGTCTCGAAGGCTCCGGTCAATCTGGAGGTGGTGCAGGTTCAGCAAAAAAGCGGCCGTCAATACCGCGGCTATTATCGCGGCAAGCAGGGCCACTATTACAACGGCTATCGCGGCTACCGGAAATATCGCCGGGGGTACCGGCGCTACAATGGCTGGTGGTTCCCGCCAGTTGCCTTTCCCTATGGATTGCGGGTGCTGCCGCCGCAAAGATACATAGCCCCGCCTCCGCTTGTCATCGTCCCGCCCGCCTACACAGGCTATCTGCCACCGGTCCACTACCAGTGGTGCGCCCGGCGGTACCGGTCCTATCGTGCCGTCGACAACAGTTTCCAGCCGTATCGCGGACCAAGGCGGGCCTGCGTGTCGCCCTATGGGCCCTGA
- a CDS encoding APC family permease — protein MQRSIGLLGLTFVAISGILGSGWLFAPLLAAQAAGPSALIAWVIGGFAMLLLAATFAEITTILPVAGGIGRVPHFSHGSVVSMTMGWTAWVGYNTTATIEVEAVLRYSKSLAPWLYGSDGLLSPAGLGVACLLLLVFTVVNAFGVRFFARINTALTWVKILVPALLAAVILTSEFRYANFSDYGGFAPEGLKGILSAISTGGVIFALIGFRHVIDLAGEARNPKVNVPLALVFSLVICLLIYGGLQLAFLGALDHSQLSKGWPQLSFPGELGPMAALATAVGALWIVSILDTSARISSFASGLVSVGSNARLGLAMAQNGLFPKFMETLSARGVPLFALVVNFAVSALFFVLLPFKEVLALNTSSIVLSFIVGPIAVLAFRRLLPDTPRAFTLPAAPATGCLAFIVASLIIYWSGWDTMLHLGICLAVGFVLMLIRSTQGGFDSLDWREAAWLAPYLAGLVILSYMGSFGGGVGIIPVGPDIAVVALVAAVVYLLAVRLSLHQDKFARYMAEEKADEAEEYGSGGDGPLEKRDPIP, from the coding sequence ATGCAACGCAGTATCGGGCTGCTCGGCCTGACCTTTGTGGCCATCAGCGGCATTCTCGGCTCCGGCTGGCTGTTCGCGCCGCTGCTGGCCGCGCAGGCCGCGGGGCCGTCGGCCCTGATCGCCTGGGTGATCGGCGGCTTTGCGATGCTTCTGCTGGCCGCAACCTTCGCCGAAATCACCACCATCCTGCCGGTTGCCGGCGGCATCGGCCGCGTGCCCCATTTTTCCCATGGCTCGGTGGTCTCCATGACCATGGGCTGGACGGCCTGGGTCGGCTACAACACCACGGCGACCATCGAGGTCGAGGCTGTGCTGCGCTATTCGAAGAGCCTTGCCCCCTGGCTTTACGGCTCCGACGGCCTCCTGAGCCCGGCGGGGCTCGGAGTTGCCTGCCTGCTCCTGCTGGTCTTCACCGTGGTCAACGCTTTCGGCGTCAGGTTCTTCGCCCGCATCAACACGGCTCTCACCTGGGTCAAGATCCTGGTGCCGGCCCTGCTGGCCGCCGTGATCCTGACCTCGGAATTCCGCTACGCCAATTTCAGCGATTATGGCGGCTTTGCCCCGGAAGGCCTCAAGGGCATCCTGTCGGCGATCTCCACGGGCGGTGTGATCTTTGCCCTGATCGGCTTCCGCCATGTCATCGACCTGGCGGGGGAAGCGCGCAACCCGAAGGTCAATGTCCCGCTGGCTCTGGTGTTCAGTTTGGTGATCTGCCTGCTGATCTACGGCGGGCTGCAGCTCGCCTTTCTGGGTGCGCTCGATCATTCACAGCTGTCAAAAGGCTGGCCGCAGCTCAGTTTTCCCGGCGAACTCGGCCCCATGGCCGCGCTGGCAACCGCCGTCGGCGCTCTCTGGATCGTCAGCATCCTGGACACGAGCGCCCGGATTTCCAGCTTCGCCTCCGGCCTCGTCTCGGTGGGCTCCAACGCCCGGCTCGGACTTGCGATGGCCCAGAACGGCCTGTTCCCGAAATTCATGGAGACCCTGTCCGCCCGCGGCGTGCCCCTGTTCGCGCTGGTCGTGAATTTCGCGGTCTCGGCCCTGTTCTTCGTCCTGCTGCCGTTCAAGGAAGTGCTGGCGCTGAACACCTCCTCGATCGTGCTGTCCTTCATCGTCGGCCCGATCGCGGTACTCGCCTTCCGCCGCCTCCTGCCCGACACCCCGCGCGCCTTCACATTGCCGGCCGCACCCGCTACCGGTTGCCTTGCCTTCATCGTCGCCAGCCTGATCATCTACTGGAGCGGCTGGGATACCATGCTGCATCTGGGCATCTGCCTGGCCGTCGGTTTTGTGCTGATGCTCATCCGCAGCACTCAAGGAGGCTTCGACAGCCTCGACTGGCGTGAAGCCGCCTGGCTCGCGCCCTATCTCGCCGGACTGGTGATCCTGTCCTACATGGGATCCTTCGGCGGCGGCGTCGGCATCATTCCGGTCGGCCCGGACATTGCCGTGGTCGCGCTGGTTGCGGCGGTGGTCTATCTGCTTGCCGTCCGCCTCAGCCTGCACCAGGACAAGTTCGCCCGCTACATGGCCGAGGAAAAGGCGGACGAGGCAGAGGAATACGGCTCGGGGGGCGACGGTCCGCTGGAGAAACGGGACCCGATACCCTGA